CCGATGTAAGCCATCGGGCCGAGGTATTTCGTAATGGCAACGTGGGTCTGGAGCTGCTCAAGCGTTTCGATATTATCATTGATTACACCCGCAATCGGCTCTGGTTGCGTCCCAATAGTCTTTATCGCGACCCCTTCGAGCACGATATGAGTGGTATCGACTTGCTGGCTACCGGCTCCGACTATCACCAGTATATTATCCTCAAAGTAGAAAAAGGTTCGCCCGCTGATGAGGCCGGCCTGAAGCCCACCGACGAGATTATAGCTATTAATCTGATGCCCGTAGCGGGCCTTTCGCTCACCCAAATCAGCCGAATTCTGCACTCCGATGATGGCCGCCAACTCCTGTTCATCGTGCGCCGCGCCGATGGCGAACTGATCACAACCAGTGTGCGTCTAAGGCGTCAGATTTAGCCGTATGAGCAGTTGGCTGCGGTTAGCCCTGCTTACAAATTGTTCATAAAAGCACTACATTAGAAGCCCACCTACCTTGCTTTTCGCCTGATGCCAACGGCCCCTTCGCCCGCGCTGCCGCTACCGTCGCCTGCCATCTTGGCCAATCAGCACATCTACTCCGATTATTTCGACGAGGAATACGTGCGGGCCGTCGACAAGCACCTGCTGCAGCTACTCGATCGGGTGTGGTTCCGCTCCAAGCTGGTGGGTTTCGAGCAGTATCCGCAACGGAATAACCCGGAGCGCCCATTGCTTTTCGCCAGCAATCATTCGGGCATGGCGTTTCCCTGGGATGCCATGGTAGCCCTCTCGCACTTGCTGCGCGTGCTGCCTGGTATGTACGACCTGCCGCGGCCCCTTTCAGCGCCCATGCTCTCGCAATCGGTGCTGATGAACCCGTATCTGATTCCGCATTTCTGGAAGAAATGCGGCTGTGTTGATGCTACCACGCTCAATTTTGAGACGATGATGTTCTGCAACGACCACAACTTGATGCTGTACCCCGAGGGCGTGCCGGGCATTGGCAAAGGGTTTAACCGCAAGTATCAACTGCAGCGCCTCGCTACCAGCATCATCCGGCTAGGCATCGAGCACCGCACCGATATTGTGCCGTACTATACCGTAAATGGGGAATACCTGAACCCCTACGCTTATAGCTGGGACTGGCTGAACAAATGGACCAAAAAGATTGGGATTCCCTTCATTCCCGTGGGGCCCATTATCATCATGGTGCTGCTCCAGCCCTGGTTTTTTTACCTCGCGTATCCGGCCAAGCTCACCTTTGTGTTGGGCACGCGCATCAAGCCCTACGAACTGACCGAAAAGCCCCCCAGCGAGCTTACCCGCGAAGATTATCTGGCCTTGTCGGAGCAAGTGCGCCAACAAATGCAGACGGAGCTGGATGCGGCTGTGCGCAACCACGGCAAGCATCCTTACTGCTGGAGCGAGCTTTGGCAACGTATGAAAGCCAACTGGAGCTACTTTCCTTTCTTTCTGCCCTTTGCCTGGCCCGAACTCTTCCGGGAGTTTGAGCGCCAATACGCAGAGAAAGGTCCCGAGGGGGTAGATCTGAAACTAACTAAGCGCGGCTCTTGGCTGCGTATGATTTGGCGCAACCCCTTCACCCTCACTTTCTTCATTCCCGTATTAGGATGGATACCTATTGCTATTCGCGGCTACAAGGGGCATCGAATAGGAAAAAAAGCATAACCAGTCATTGGGAAGGATTCCCCAATTCTTGCCACCAACAATATTCTTGCGTGTAAAAGCCCCCCGCTACTGCTCGCAGTCCGTACCCGCCCTGCCTCCCTTCCCACCCAATAGTATACAAATGCCCTCCACCCAGCATTTACTGCTCAAACAACTCCTGACGGCGGCAACTGGCCCGCTTGCCCGCAAGCGGCCCGGCCTTGGAGCCATGCGGCTAGCTATGGAAGTGAGCTCGTTGTTTCAATTTATGCCGTGGGGTGTACACCTCGAAAAGACAACGATTGACGGCATGAGTGCCGAATGGGCCCGGCCCGCCAATGCGGATCCGTGCCGAGTAATGCTCTATTTGCATGGCGGCGGCTATGTACTCGGCTCTCTGAATACGCACCGCAGCTTGGTAGGAACGTTAGCCAAACGCTGCAATACCAATGCTTTAGCCATCAACTACCGTAAGGCCCCCGACTATCCTTTCCCCGGTGCCCTCGACGATGCCTTGCTGGCGTATCATTGGCTGCTAAAGCAAGGATTTGACCCTCACAACATTATTGTGGCCGGCGACTCGGCCGGCGGGGGCTTAGCTCTAGCCTTGCTTATTGCCCTACGCGAAGAAGGCCAGCCCTTGCCTGCTGCGGCCGTGGGGCTTTCTCCCTGGACCGACCTTGATATGCCTGATGCGCTGCTGCGCCGGGTAGCGCGTGAGGAAACCCAGTTGTTGGAGGCCCTTGAGATGCGCGGCTGGGGACCGCACTACGCCGGCGAAACGTCTCTCACGCACCCGTTAGTATCGCCGGCCCGCGCCGCGGTACACGGATTGCCGCCGCTGCTCATTCAGATATCGGACTCGGAAGTGCTGTGCGAAAGCGTCTTGTGCTTTACCGACAAAGCCCGCACAGCCGGCGTAGCGGTTACTCTGCAATCGTTTACAGGGTTGGTACACTGGTGGCACCTGTTCTGGCGCTTGCTACCCGAGGCCCGCGAAGCCCTCGATGGCGTAGCCACCTTTGTCAATGCTATATGGGCGGCTCAGCCGACGATACTACCTCTCCCTACTCTCAGGCCCAGCAGCCCGATAGTCATAGCAACTGCCACGCGGCCCCGTAAAAGAGCAGCGTAAAATTGAAACGAAAAAAAGCCCCCAGGCATTAGGAATAGGTGAAAAAACCCATAAAACACGGTTGTATGAAGAGGCGGTGACGAGGAATCTGAAAAATTTCTACCTCAGCACCAACTATATAGCTATGTTTTCGTAGGTTTGCCAAAAGTAGTCGGCTTGCATACTATTTTTTCCGGCGTGCAAATCCGTAACGCCATTTTTCGTTTCATTTCACCTCCTTTTAACTAACTCAACAACATGGAAGATCTGTTTAAAAAATTCATCAATGCCGGCGTTGGTTTTGTTTCGCTGACCAGTGACCGTTTCCAAAGCACCATCGATAAGTTGGTGAAGGAAAGCAAGCTGTCGGAAAAAGAGGGGCAGAAGATCATGGATGATCTGAAGAAGAATACCGATACGAAGCGGAAGGAGTTGGAAGCACAATTCACGGGTATTGCCAACCGCCTGATGAAAGGTGTGGGCGTAGCTACCAACGCCGATGTAGAAGAGCTAAAGCGCAGTGTGCGTGGCACTAAGACCTCAACGGGTGCTGCTGCCGGCAGCAAGAGCAGCGCCAAGCCAGCTTCAAGTACAACTGCCAAAGCCGCAGGTGCTACCAAGAAGGCCGCCGACAAAGTGAGCAGCGCCGCTGGTACTGCCCAAAAATCGGCTGCTGCTAAAGCAGGGGCCGCCAAGCCTGCTGCCAAACCTGCCGCTAAGCCAGCAGCTAAAAAAGAAACCCCAAAGCCCGCTGATAGTGGCAACAATGGCGCTTCCAACGCGTCATAGTTTTGCTATAAGCGCCTTGCGTGAAAAGCCAGCGCCGCTACTGCGGGCGCTGGCTTTTTCGTAGACACACCGTACGCATCGCACTTCAAGCGGTGCGGTTTTGATTTTTAGCTAGCTGGGGGGCATTTTGCTTACCTTTCTTGTCGAGGCTGGCCAGGCTGCCTCTTCACGGGCTTCTTTTTTCGCGCATGTTCAAAAACACGATTTCTAATCTGGGCCGCATCCGGCAGGTAATGGAGGTGCTGGTGCGCTACGGGTTTGAGGATGTAGTAACCAGCACGGCCCTACGCCGCTTAGTGCCCCAAGGACGTCGGGTATCGTGGCAGCACGCGGAGAAAACGGTGTTTGACACCAACCGCTGGGAGCGTATCCGCTTGATTATTGAAGAATTGGGCCCCACGTTTATCAAGCTGGCCCAAGCCTTGAGCAACCGCCCCGATTTGCTCCCCGAAGCCCTGATTGACGAGTTTGAGAAGCTGCAAAGCGACGTGCCGCCCTTTGATGTTGTCACGGCCCGCCGCCTGATTGAAGAAGAGTTGGGGCGGCCCATCTCAGAGGTTTTTAGTGAATTCAACGACGTAGTACTGGGCTCGGCCAGCATCGGGCAGGTGCATAAGGCCCGCCTGCTCACGGGCGAGGAAGTAGTGGTAAAAGTGCAGCGCCCCGGCGTGCAGGAAAAGGTGCGCACCGACCTGAGTTTGCTGCGCGAACTAGTGCGTCTGACAGCCGGTTTTCTGCGCAAGCAGGGCCTTAGCAACCCGCAGGATATTGTGGACGCCTTCGAGCGTAGCATGACTAAGGAATTGGACTACACCTCCGAGGCCCGGAGCATGGACCAGTTTCGCAAGCTCTACGCCGACTACGAGACGTTTTATGTGCCGAAGCCTTACCGTGAGTTCTCTACTAGCAAGGTTCTGGTTATTGAGTTTGTGAGTGGCTGCAAAATATCCAACAAGCCGCAACTGCTGAAATGGGGCCTCGACCCCGCCAAGGTGGCCGAAACGGGCATGGATATTTACCTGACCCAGATTTTTGAGTTTGGCGTTTTCCACGCCGATCCGCACCCTGGTAACGTACTGGTGCGGCCCGATGGCACCATCGTGCTCATCGACTTTGGGATGGTGGGCAAGCTCACTAAGCAGCAGAAATACGCTTTTGCCGGTGTGTTTATCGGGATGGCGCGGCAGGATGCACGCAGTATGGCGCTCAACTTCCGCCGCCTCGCGCTCCACGCCGAAATTCCGGATATGCGCCGCTTTGAGGCCGACCTCAACGAGCTAATCGAGGATTTTACGGTGCTCGATGTGAAGGAGATGAGCATGTCGGACCTCGCCGACCGCCTGCAAGTCATCATCTACGATTATAAGCTGCAAGTACCGGGGGCTGTCTTCCTAATTCTGCGGGCGCTCGTGATTCTGGAAGGAATCGGAAAGGTGCTGCACCCGTCATTCAATACGTTTGAGTTCGTGCGGCCTTACGGCGCCCGCATTATTGCGGAGCAATACTCGCCCGAAAATTTGATGAGTGAGGCCCAATACACGGGCGTGCAACTTCTGTCGTTGCTGAGCACCTTGCCCACGGATGTGCGGCAAATCATGCGCAAAATTTCCCGAGGAGATTTGCGTGTAAAAGTAGAGTTGGGCGGTTATCAGCCGCTGCTACGCAAAGCCGACCAACTCGTAAGCCGCACCATTATCGCTCTGCTGGCAATAGCGTTTCTCCTGTTTTCGGGCCTGAGTCTGATGGGCAGGTATTCGCCCGAAATGGCCTATCACCGCGGCATTCCCATGCTGACGTGGTTTAGTCTGGGCGTAACTGGGTTTCTGTTGCTAGTGCTGGTTATTCTGGGGCTACGGAAGCCGCGGGAGTAAATTATGAAGCCAACGATCATATTGATCGTTGGCTTCATAGT
The window above is part of the Hymenobacter radiodurans genome. Proteins encoded here:
- a CDS encoding lysophospholipid acyltransferase family protein; protein product: MPTAPSPALPLPSPAILANQHIYSDYFDEEYVRAVDKHLLQLLDRVWFRSKLVGFEQYPQRNNPERPLLFASNHSGMAFPWDAMVALSHLLRVLPGMYDLPRPLSAPMLSQSVLMNPYLIPHFWKKCGCVDATTLNFETMMFCNDHNLMLYPEGVPGIGKGFNRKYQLQRLATSIIRLGIEHRTDIVPYYTVNGEYLNPYAYSWDWLNKWTKKIGIPFIPVGPIIIMVLLQPWFFYLAYPAKLTFVLGTRIKPYELTEKPPSELTREDYLALSEQVRQQMQTELDAAVRNHGKHPYCWSELWQRMKANWSYFPFFLPFAWPELFREFERQYAEKGPEGVDLKLTKRGSWLRMIWRNPFTLTFFIPVLGWIPIAIRGYKGHRIGKKA
- a CDS encoding alpha/beta hydrolase, yielding MPSTQHLLLKQLLTAATGPLARKRPGLGAMRLAMEVSSLFQFMPWGVHLEKTTIDGMSAEWARPANADPCRVMLYLHGGGYVLGSLNTHRSLVGTLAKRCNTNALAINYRKAPDYPFPGALDDALLAYHWLLKQGFDPHNIIVAGDSAGGGLALALLIALREEGQPLPAAAVGLSPWTDLDMPDALLRRVAREETQLLEALEMRGWGPHYAGETSLTHPLVSPARAAVHGLPPLLIQISDSEVLCESVLCFTDKARTAGVAVTLQSFTGLVHWWHLFWRLLPEAREALDGVATFVNAIWAAQPTILPLPTLRPSSPIVIATATRPRKRAA
- a CDS encoding phasin family protein, with protein sequence MEDLFKKFINAGVGFVSLTSDRFQSTIDKLVKESKLSEKEGQKIMDDLKKNTDTKRKELEAQFTGIANRLMKGVGVATNADVEELKRSVRGTKTSTGAAAGSKSSAKPASSTTAKAAGATKKAADKVSSAAGTAQKSAAAKAGAAKPAAKPAAKPAAKKETPKPADSGNNGASNAS
- a CDS encoding ABC1 kinase family protein, with the translated sequence MFKNTISNLGRIRQVMEVLVRYGFEDVVTSTALRRLVPQGRRVSWQHAEKTVFDTNRWERIRLIIEELGPTFIKLAQALSNRPDLLPEALIDEFEKLQSDVPPFDVVTARRLIEEELGRPISEVFSEFNDVVLGSASIGQVHKARLLTGEEVVVKVQRPGVQEKVRTDLSLLRELVRLTAGFLRKQGLSNPQDIVDAFERSMTKELDYTSEARSMDQFRKLYADYETFYVPKPYREFSTSKVLVIEFVSGCKISNKPQLLKWGLDPAKVAETGMDIYLTQIFEFGVFHADPHPGNVLVRPDGTIVLIDFGMVGKLTKQQKYAFAGVFIGMARQDARSMALNFRRLALHAEIPDMRRFEADLNELIEDFTVLDVKEMSMSDLADRLQVIIYDYKLQVPGAVFLILRALVILEGIGKVLHPSFNTFEFVRPYGARIIAEQYSPENLMSEAQYTGVQLLSLLSTLPTDVRQIMRKISRGDLRVKVELGGYQPLLRKADQLVSRTIIALLAIAFLLFSGLSLMGRYSPEMAYHRGIPMLTWFSLGVTGFLLLVLVILGLRKPRE